From the Pseudomonas sp. SORT22 genome, one window contains:
- a CDS encoding phosphotransferase family protein, with protein MTLTDQSTQVRPGEELDAAVIDPYLKAHIPGLAGAPTISQFPGGASNLTYLVQYPGREFVLRRPPFGHKAKTAHDMGREFRILNQLNSGFPYCPKAYVHCTDESLIGGEFYVMDRVKGIILRSDLPPELGLDAQRTEALCKSFIERMVELHQVDYNACGLGDLGKPEGYVQRQIEGWASRYEKALTADAPRWEKVIAWLREKMPADHPKPAIVHNDYRFDNVILDADNPMRIIGVLDWEMTTLGDPLMDLGNTLAYWIQADDPAPVQLMRRQPSNAPGMLSRQQFVDYYGERAGLKIDNYDFYYTYGLFRLAGIVQQIYYRFFHGQTQDKRFAQFIHMNTLLEHMSLQVIGKSPL; from the coding sequence ATGACGCTCACCGACCAGTCCACCCAGGTCCGCCCCGGCGAAGAACTTGATGCCGCAGTGATCGACCCTTATCTGAAAGCGCATATCCCGGGCCTGGCCGGTGCGCCGACCATCAGCCAGTTCCCCGGCGGCGCCTCGAACCTGACCTACCTGGTGCAATACCCCGGGCGCGAGTTTGTGTTGCGCCGCCCGCCTTTTGGCCACAAGGCCAAGACCGCCCATGACATGGGCCGCGAGTTTCGCATCCTCAACCAGCTCAACAGCGGCTTCCCCTACTGCCCCAAAGCCTACGTGCATTGCACCGACGAGTCGCTGATCGGTGGCGAGTTTTATGTCATGGACCGGGTCAAGGGCATCATCTTGCGCTCGGACCTGCCGCCGGAGCTGGGCCTGGATGCCCAACGCACCGAGGCCCTGTGCAAGAGCTTCATCGAGCGGATGGTCGAGCTGCACCAGGTCGACTACAACGCCTGCGGCCTGGGCGACCTGGGCAAGCCCGAAGGCTACGTGCAACGCCAGATCGAGGGCTGGGCCAGCCGCTACGAAAAAGCCCTGACCGCCGATGCGCCACGCTGGGAAAAGGTCATCGCCTGGCTGCGCGAGAAAATGCCGGCCGATCACCCCAAGCCTGCCATCGTGCACAACGACTACCGCTTCGACAACGTCATCCTCGATGCCGACAACCCCATGCGCATCATCGGCGTGCTCGACTGGGAAATGACCACCCTGGGCGATCCGCTGATGGACCTGGGCAACACCCTGGCCTACTGGATTCAAGCCGACGACCCGGCACCGGTGCAACTGATGCGCCGCCAGCCAAGCAACGCCCCGGGCATGCTGAGCCGCCAGCAGTTTGTCGACTACTACGGCGAACGCGCCGGGCTCAAAATCGACAACTACGACTTCTACTACACCTACGGCCTGTTCCGCCTGGCCGGCATCGTCCAGCAGATCTACTACCGGTTCTTCCACGGCCAGACCCAGGACAAGCGCTTCGCCCAGTTCATTCACATGAACACGCTGCTGGAGCACATGAGCCTGCAGGTCATCGGCAAGTCCCCACTCTGA
- a CDS encoding SDR family oxidoreductase — MSKTQLFDLDGKVAFVSGASRGIGEAIAHLLAQQGAHVIVSSRKLDGCQQVAEAIIAAGGKATAVACHIGEMEQISQVFAGIREQFGRLDILVNNAATNPQFCNVLDTDLGAFQKTVDVNIRGYFFMSVEAGKLMRDNGGGSIINVASINGVSPGIFQGIYSVTKAAVINMTKVFAKECAPFGIRCNALLPGLTDTKFASALVKNDTILNTALQQIPLKRVADPKEMAGAVLYLASDASSYTTGVALNVDGGFLS; from the coding sequence ATGTCCAAGACCCAACTGTTCGACCTCGACGGCAAAGTCGCCTTCGTCTCCGGCGCCAGCCGCGGTATCGGCGAGGCCATCGCCCATCTGCTGGCCCAGCAAGGCGCCCATGTGATCGTTTCGAGCCGCAAGCTCGACGGCTGCCAGCAGGTCGCCGAGGCGATCATCGCCGCCGGCGGCAAGGCCACCGCGGTTGCCTGCCACATCGGCGAGATGGAGCAGATCAGCCAGGTCTTCGCCGGCATTCGCGAACAGTTCGGGCGCCTGGACATCCTGGTCAACAACGCCGCCACCAACCCGCAGTTCTGCAACGTGCTAGACACTGACCTTGGCGCCTTCCAGAAGACCGTCGACGTCAACATCCGCGGTTACTTCTTCATGTCGGTGGAAGCCGGCAAGCTGATGCGCGACAACGGTGGCGGCAGCATCATCAACGTCGCCTCGATCAACGGCGTGTCGCCGGGGATCTTCCAGGGCATCTACTCGGTGACCAAGGCGGCGGTGATCAACATGACCAAGGTCTTCGCCAAGGAATGCGCGCCGTTCGGTATCCGCTGCAACGCCCTGCTGCCAGGCCTGACCGATACCAAATTCGCCTCGGCGCTGGTCAAGAACGATACGATCCTCAACACCGCGCTGCAACAGATCCCGCTCAAGCGCGTGGCCGACCCGAAAGAGATGGCCGGCGCGGTGCTGTACCTGGCCAGCGACGCGTCGAGCTACACCACTGGCGTGGCGTTGAATGTCGACGGCGGATTTCTGAGCTGA
- a CDS encoding DUF6543 domain-containing protein, which yields MNHSPVPSSPYAGIGYIPSSFSPLEQEGLPQWLQTAEPAKRLRLMRIREEGRTLRRELTEAMSKLQTLHEFCRPKLEQMARESHGDVVDTENGTFLVFKPNSAMLPNRLDEVLVSQRSLYEAALQNFSQTQLLQLGGNPFVKLAIPTEFDLFAGFNGKERDASDAVSSIVCYADEGVGYALRVRKLDLGKQYQEYLTRQLAAGSLQQVKCEAAMNVLSEELAIADIKGLLSSAAKVILNEFIKGAARDDPHGSQIRHTLNDGVSPYDFAEEWSLHLLDDLALSEVLVFGAAKPQAPCVAFVPGHPQQPLKEYPSRSAFLNDLQVQLSDGAFRAFFHRFVPLAKWPGVLEALQETDEYTRNRRLNLRTQSLNKGLKAHWYEQMCRRLADDAKYLAVPTAKVEGRTAFARIPDFLEATQQHLMYGAGVGFQAREEDEGQAPSDYVTPLRWVILPNGRYGRWASNLSTYTLPPKLQFDPPDNQGIIHSSLGRAIRINGHSYLIKFDASIGKERLYLDSEARTYNPILEHNGAGSWHHSLERPERWGRLSLLRRLGSWLDDLGDDELMLAARLSGVTNATLRRVYSHDDAPPALLVWTIGQLRRVRKTESLLALVKDGRVVPAEYEVPELAEFRALFTVTQTQVPRPRRSPQQDDGNAYCGTDCGAPPAVLFLEWYDRLFRAFMARSEHMLQLPEPAQVASDLQLGELRQHYPNLPVQLLDELIAQSSPPVLERLSRGVLDLNLFERSRRAWNAYRLTRALMGFRAPAQADIDTRTLAFALLPALPGWHSDLNLALYPGDVRRTTPRRLAQVPGAASWGLGSGGPFSYEVVQLQGERYLESRSHRDFYAALLDLMGAAQRQRLGLGTNETERLRDLLYELAVSQPMRTLALLGIERPRVTLHPHGSERRARAMAGTGGRFERESSIERLQLMFPRASESHIQRIFDQVTRQGPTVVDALNRLEDSRLRLDGALRAWVGASNVYGAGFGARRRGHIAEQLLNALDPTITVLEINDAFVSSLPELPLDYDAIERLTLDLPAMNNLPGSFLARFANLRELRLNTRVGRLPNGLVELPQLRSLSLTNAHLRPEDLRPIGQIAQLRELSIIHLTPPQSEGESVYAARTWDTEDMAAIARCQHLRHLQIRDCRALFEGDVIGTLAPLQQLTHLDLSGNSFTLYGENVRGLVHLRHLDLSRNPLNAGLDVSAMSDLRCLDLHYSRADWPVGLENLAHIEQADLAEVDLNTVPAGAGRVRGLRLSVVNLNATDRERVLREMAEVNNLSGADHSEFRLSRVELGETSNESEEEDTEPEADVGAEGIIVGNLFDGLSEQDRSLAQQLVDSNSNGSRAFFALMNTILSRTPADERDEVTRQAHSIILRMFDEARREEFYRVALDLGCIDSAVQRFSDLLGLAEADRVAANTSGNARPELIDLGLSLWRLRSLRASVARRYLDWWGQRGGQPDYAEIELYIRIALTARLRLRHQPRRQVNASMVTWMSSSMVDEVETDVLTTQAQDFPVALSDQPFWQEHLVAQECAPWSYEVESALQELAVGEGLPRTLGESARTRLEQLLTQARKVIAERDEVPVNSGPLVLDNEDHRLQAFNLMPAMIQLSRVEYTRQVVSEYFAQGVPTQSPQPGPSGVQRKP from the coding sequence ATGAACCATTCCCCTGTGCCATCGTCGCCGTATGCCGGGATCGGTTACATCCCGTCATCGTTTTCACCCCTTGAACAGGAAGGTTTGCCCCAATGGCTGCAGACTGCCGAACCAGCCAAGCGCCTGCGCCTGATGCGCATACGTGAAGAGGGCCGTACGCTGCGCCGTGAACTGACAGAGGCAATGAGCAAGTTGCAGACCCTGCATGAATTCTGTCGACCCAAGCTTGAGCAAATGGCCCGGGAAAGCCACGGTGATGTGGTCGATACCGAGAATGGCACGTTTTTGGTGTTCAAGCCCAACTCAGCCATGCTACCCAACCGCCTGGATGAGGTGCTGGTGAGTCAGCGCTCGTTGTATGAAGCGGCCTTGCAGAATTTCAGCCAGACGCAGTTGCTGCAACTGGGCGGCAATCCCTTCGTCAAGCTGGCGATACCGACGGAGTTCGACCTGTTTGCCGGATTCAATGGCAAGGAACGCGATGCTTCTGATGCCGTCAGCTCGATTGTTTGTTATGCCGATGAGGGTGTCGGCTATGCGTTGCGCGTTCGCAAACTGGATCTGGGCAAACAGTACCAGGAGTACCTGACCCGCCAGCTGGCTGCCGGCTCCCTGCAGCAGGTCAAATGTGAAGCTGCCATGAATGTCCTGTCCGAGGAGTTGGCAATTGCCGATATCAAGGGGCTGTTGAGCAGCGCTGCGAAGGTCATCCTTAACGAATTCATAAAGGGCGCGGCGCGTGATGACCCCCATGGCAGTCAGATCCGCCATACGCTCAATGACGGTGTTTCACCCTACGACTTTGCCGAGGAGTGGTCACTGCACCTGCTGGATGATCTGGCGCTGAGTGAAGTTCTCGTGTTTGGCGCGGCCAAGCCGCAAGCGCCCTGCGTTGCCTTTGTACCGGGACATCCACAGCAGCCGCTGAAGGAGTATCCCTCCCGCTCAGCGTTTCTCAACGATCTGCAGGTACAGTTGAGCGACGGAGCCTTCCGGGCCTTTTTCCATCGGTTCGTGCCATTGGCCAAATGGCCCGGCGTGCTGGAAGCCTTGCAGGAAACCGACGAATACACTCGCAACAGGCGCTTGAATCTACGCACCCAATCGCTGAACAAGGGGTTGAAGGCCCACTGGTATGAGCAGATGTGCCGCAGGCTGGCCGACGATGCCAAGTACCTGGCCGTGCCCACGGCGAAGGTGGAAGGTCGCACCGCGTTTGCCAGAATCCCCGATTTCCTTGAAGCTACCCAGCAGCACCTGATGTACGGTGCCGGCGTCGGGTTTCAGGCCCGCGAGGAGGACGAAGGCCAGGCCCCTTCCGACTACGTCACGCCGTTGCGCTGGGTGATCCTGCCCAACGGCCGTTACGGGCGTTGGGCCAGCAACCTGAGCACCTATACCTTGCCGCCCAAGTTGCAATTCGATCCGCCAGATAACCAAGGCATCATCCACTCGTCCCTGGGGCGGGCCATCCGTATCAACGGCCACAGCTATTTGATCAAATTCGATGCCAGTATCGGAAAAGAGCGCTTATACCTGGATTCGGAAGCACGTACTTATAACCCAATCCTTGAACACAACGGCGCGGGCAGTTGGCATCACAGCCTGGAGCGGCCCGAACGGTGGGGGCGGCTATCGCTCCTGCGTCGTCTGGGGAGCTGGCTGGACGACCTTGGCGATGACGAACTGATGCTGGCTGCGCGCCTCAGTGGTGTCACCAATGCCACCTTGCGCAGGGTATATAGCCATGACGATGCGCCGCCTGCATTGCTGGTGTGGACGATCGGCCAACTGCGGCGGGTGCGCAAGACCGAATCGCTGCTGGCGCTGGTCAAGGACGGGCGTGTGGTGCCTGCTGAGTACGAGGTGCCAGAGTTGGCAGAATTTCGTGCGTTGTTTACTGTCACCCAGACTCAGGTACCCCGGCCACGACGTAGCCCACAACAGGACGACGGTAACGCTTATTGCGGCACTGACTGCGGCGCACCGCCGGCGGTGCTGTTTCTGGAATGGTACGACAGGCTGTTTCGCGCGTTCATGGCGCGCAGCGAACACATGCTGCAGTTGCCTGAGCCCGCGCAAGTGGCTTCCGATTTACAGCTCGGCGAGCTTCGCCAGCACTACCCGAATCTGCCCGTACAGTTGCTTGACGAGCTGATTGCCCAGTCCTCACCGCCCGTTCTGGAGCGTCTTTCCCGCGGTGTCCTTGACCTGAACCTGTTTGAGCGTTCACGCCGAGCCTGGAACGCCTATCGGTTGACGCGGGCGCTGATGGGCTTTCGCGCGCCAGCTCAAGCCGATATCGATACCCGTACGCTGGCGTTTGCATTGTTACCGGCCTTGCCCGGCTGGCACTCGGACCTGAACCTGGCGTTGTACCCCGGGGATGTGCGCAGAACCACGCCCAGGCGCCTTGCCCAGGTGCCAGGTGCAGCGTCCTGGGGGCTGGGGAGCGGCGGCCCGTTCAGCTACGAAGTGGTGCAACTGCAGGGCGAGCGTTACCTTGAAAGCCGCTCCCACCGTGACTTCTATGCCGCATTGCTGGATCTGATGGGGGCCGCGCAGCGCCAACGCCTGGGGCTGGGTACGAACGAGACTGAACGACTGCGTGACCTGCTGTATGAACTGGCCGTTAGCCAGCCGATGCGCACCCTGGCCTTGCTGGGCATCGAACGTCCACGGGTTACCTTGCATCCGCATGGCTCCGAGCGCCGCGCCCGGGCGATGGCTGGCACGGGTGGGCGCTTCGAGCGCGAGAGCAGCATCGAACGGTTGCAATTGATGTTCCCTCGGGCATCCGAGAGCCATATCCAACGTATTTTTGACCAGGTGACACGACAGGGGCCAACGGTAGTTGACGCGCTCAATCGCCTGGAAGATTCGCGACTGCGCCTGGACGGTGCGCTGCGGGCCTGGGTAGGGGCCAGCAATGTGTACGGGGCGGGTTTTGGTGCGCGCCGGCGAGGGCACATTGCCGAGCAGTTGCTCAACGCCCTGGACCCGACAATCACTGTGCTGGAGATCAACGACGCATTTGTCAGCAGCTTGCCCGAATTGCCGCTGGATTACGACGCCATTGAGCGCCTGACCCTTGACCTGCCAGCCATGAATAACTTGCCTGGCAGCTTCCTCGCGCGCTTTGCGAACCTGCGCGAACTGCGTTTGAACACCCGGGTCGGCAGGTTGCCAAACGGCCTGGTCGAATTGCCGCAGCTGCGCAGCCTGTCCTTGACCAACGCGCACCTGCGTCCAGAGGACTTGAGGCCGATCGGCCAGATTGCGCAGTTGAGAGAGCTGAGCATCATTCACCTTACGCCGCCGCAAAGCGAGGGCGAATCGGTTTACGCTGCACGCACCTGGGACACCGAAGACATGGCGGCTATCGCCCGTTGCCAACACCTGCGGCACTTGCAGATCCGGGACTGCCGAGCGCTGTTCGAGGGCGATGTGATTGGTACGCTGGCGCCACTTCAACAGCTCACGCATCTTGACCTTTCGGGCAACTCATTCACGCTGTATGGAGAGAATGTCCGCGGACTCGTTCATCTGCGCCACCTGGACCTGAGTCGCAATCCGCTGAACGCAGGGCTCGATGTCAGTGCCATGAGTGATCTTCGCTGTCTCGACCTGCATTACTCCCGGGCTGATTGGCCGGTTGGCCTGGAAAACCTCGCGCATATTGAACAGGCTGACCTTGCAGAGGTCGACCTGAATACGGTGCCGGCTGGTGCTGGCCGTGTGCGCGGGCTGCGTCTGTCGGTCGTCAACCTCAATGCCACGGATCGCGAGCGGGTTTTGAGGGAAATGGCTGAAGTGAATAATCTGTCGGGCGCGGATCATAGCGAATTCCGACTGTCGCGGGTCGAATTGGGCGAGACTTCAAATGAATCCGAAGAGGAGGATACGGAGCCTGAGGCGGACGTGGGTGCTGAAGGGATAATCGTAGGTAATCTGTTCGACGGCCTGTCGGAACAAGACCGCAGCCTGGCGCAGCAACTGGTCGATTCGAACAGTAATGGCAGTCGTGCGTTCTTTGCGTTGATGAATACAATACTGTCGCGAACACCAGCGGATGAGCGTGACGAGGTAACCAGGCAAGCCCACTCGATCATCCTGCGGATGTTCGATGAAGCCCGGCGCGAGGAGTTCTACCGCGTGGCACTGGACCTGGGCTGCATAGATTCTGCCGTGCAGCGTTTTTCCGACCTGTTGGGGCTGGCAGAGGCGGATCGGGTGGCGGCCAATACCTCTGGCAATGCCCGCCCTGAGCTGATCGACCTGGGGCTTTCTTTGTGGCGGCTGCGCAGCCTGCGAGCCTCTGTTGCCAGGCGCTACCTTGATTGGTGGGGGCAACGCGGTGGCCAGCCGGACTATGCCGAGATCGAGTTGTATATTCGTATCGCGTTGACGGCCCGGCTGCGCTTGCGTCACCAGCCCAGACGCCAGGTCAATGCCAGCATGGTGACATGGATGAGCAGTTCGATGGTGGATGAGGTCGAGACAGATGTGCTGACCACGCAGGCTCAGGATTTCCCGGTTGCCTTGAGCGACCAGCCGTTCTGGCAGGAGCACCTGGTTGCGCAAGAGTGCGCTCCCTGGAGTTACGAGGTTGAATCGGCGCTGCAGGAATTGGCCGTTGGTGAAGGGCTGCCACGTACATTGGGCGAATCGGCACGTACCCGGCTGGAGCAACTCTTGACTCAGGCCCGCAAAGTCATTGCCGAGCGTGATGAGGTGCCGGTGAATTCCGGGCCGCTGGTGCTGGACAACGAAGACCATCGGCTGCAAGCGTTCAACCTGATGCCGGCAATGATCCAGCTGTCCAGGGTCGAATACACCCGGCAGGTAGTCAGCGAGTACTTTGCCCAGGGCGTCCCGACACAAAGCCCGCAGCCGGGGCCTTCGGGTGTACAGCGCAAGCCCTGA
- a CDS encoding TSUP family transporter has protein sequence MPFELSVDPTTLAILAAVAFVAGFIDAIAGGGGLLTTPALLTAGMPPHLVLGTNKLSSTFGSATAGFTYYRRKLFHPRQWRHALVGTFVGALIGAVVAHYLPAEWLNKMLPVIVFLCGVYLLFGGTPKAPLDADAPVKKKWQIPQGFTLGFYDGVAGPGTGAFWTVSTLLLYPIDLVKASGVARSMNFVSNAAALSVFIFSGQVDWLVGLSMGSALMVGAFFGARTAISGGSKFIRPVFITVVLALTVRLAWQHWFGQA, from the coding sequence ATGCCTTTCGAACTCAGCGTAGACCCCACCACCCTGGCGATTCTTGCCGCCGTCGCTTTCGTTGCCGGTTTCATCGATGCCATTGCCGGCGGTGGCGGCCTGCTCACCACCCCGGCGCTGCTCACCGCCGGCATGCCACCGCACCTGGTGCTGGGCACCAACAAGCTCAGCTCGACCTTCGGCTCGGCCACCGCCGGCTTCACCTACTACCGGCGCAAACTGTTCCACCCACGGCAGTGGCGTCACGCCCTGGTCGGCACTTTTGTCGGTGCCCTGATCGGTGCGGTGGTGGCCCACTACCTGCCGGCCGAATGGCTGAACAAGATGCTGCCGGTGATCGTCTTTCTCTGTGGCGTCTACCTGCTGTTCGGCGGCACGCCCAAGGCGCCGCTGGATGCCGATGCGCCGGTGAAAAAGAAGTGGCAGATCCCCCAAGGCTTCACCCTGGGCTTCTACGACGGCGTGGCCGGCCCAGGCACCGGCGCGTTCTGGACCGTCAGCACGCTGCTGCTCTACCCCATCGACCTGGTCAAGGCCAGCGGCGTGGCGCGCAGCATGAACTTCGTCAGTAACGCCGCAGCGCTGTCGGTGTTCATCTTCTCCGGCCAGGTCGACTGGCTGGTGGGCCTGTCGATGGGCTCGGCACTGATGGTCGGCGCGTTCTTCGGCGCGCGCACCGCCATCAGCGGCGGCAGCAAGTTCATCCGCCCGGTGTTCATCACCGTGGTGCTGGCACTGACCGTGCGCCTAGCGTGGCAGCACTGGTTCGGCCAGGCCTAA
- the nudC gene encoding NAD(+) diphosphatase, which translates to MSARWTTAVLDTNLTGGWAVARSREGFLVDDNGALFPREWLKRQALDVLCEHGIGHFDGQPVFLLELRSPQAVAGCSWRGLRQFMLEGDFETYKILGYAAQIGTWAREHRFCGSCGQAMEQIHWERAMYCAPCDLRSYPRISPSMIVLISRGDEILLARSPRFVSGVYSTLAGFAEPGESAEDCLVREVREEVAIEVQNIQYVGSQCWPFPHSMMLGFHAEYAGGEIVMQPDEIEDAQWFRVDALPPLPAGRSIARYLIDLYVARRLGLAEPVLPR; encoded by the coding sequence ATGTCAGCGCGTTGGACCACCGCAGTACTGGACACAAACCTCACCGGCGGCTGGGCGGTTGCCCGCAGCCGCGAGGGTTTTCTGGTCGATGACAACGGCGCGCTGTTCCCGCGCGAATGGCTCAAGCGCCAGGCGCTGGACGTGCTTTGCGAGCACGGCATCGGCCATTTCGATGGCCAGCCGGTGTTCCTTTTGGAGTTGCGCAGCCCGCAGGCGGTAGCCGGCTGCAGCTGGCGCGGCTTGCGTCAGTTCATGCTCGAAGGCGACTTCGAGACCTACAAGATTCTTGGCTATGCCGCGCAGATCGGTACCTGGGCCCGCGAGCACCGCTTCTGTGGCAGCTGCGGCCAGGCCATGGAGCAAATCCACTGGGAGCGGGCGATGTACTGCGCGCCGTGTGATTTACGCAGCTACCCGCGCATCTCGCCGAGCATGATCGTGCTGATCAGCCGTGGCGACGAAATCCTCCTGGCCCGTTCACCGCGCTTTGTCAGCGGCGTGTACAGCACCCTGGCAGGCTTCGCCGAGCCTGGCGAGTCGGCCGAAGACTGCCTGGTGCGCGAAGTGCGCGAAGAGGTGGCGATCGAGGTGCAGAACATCCAGTACGTCGGCAGCCAGTGCTGGCCGTTCCCCCATTCGATGATGCTCGGTTTTCATGCCGAGTACGCCGGCGGCGAGATCGTCATGCAGCCGGACGAGATCGAGGACGCCCAGTGGTTTCGCGTCGATGCGCTGCCGCCGTTGCCGGCGGGGCGTTCGATTGCGCGCTATCTGATCGACCTGTATGTGGCTCGCCGTTTAGGCCTGGCCGAACCAGTGCTGCCACGCTAG
- a CDS encoding crotonase/enoyl-CoA hydratase family protein, with amino-acid sequence MTDYQAFKVELNNRIAHVQINRPEKYNAMNAAFWSEIVEIFRWIDETDEVRAVVISGAGKHFSSGIDLMLLASVANELGKDVGRNARLLRRTILRMQASFNAVDNCRKPVLAAIQGYCIGGAIDLVSACDMRYCSSDAQFSIKEVDMGMAADVGTLQRLPRIIGDGIMRELAYTGRNVAADEAQRIGLVNRVFDSHEALLDGVFAIAAEIAGKSPIAVAGTKHMISYMRDHRIDDGLEYIATWNAAMLQSTDLRVAVAAHMSKQKPEFAD; translated from the coding sequence GTGACTGACTACCAAGCGTTCAAGGTCGAACTGAACAACCGCATCGCCCACGTGCAGATCAACCGCCCGGAAAAGTACAACGCCATGAACGCGGCGTTCTGGAGCGAAATCGTCGAGATCTTCCGCTGGATCGATGAAACCGACGAAGTGCGCGCGGTGGTCATCAGCGGTGCCGGCAAGCATTTTTCTTCCGGCATCGACCTGATGCTGCTGGCCTCGGTGGCCAACGAACTGGGCAAGGACGTCGGCCGCAACGCGCGCCTGCTGCGCCGCACCATCCTGCGCATGCAGGCCTCGTTCAATGCCGTGGACAACTGCCGCAAGCCGGTGCTGGCGGCGATCCAGGGTTACTGCATCGGCGGCGCCATCGACCTGGTCTCGGCCTGCGACATGCGTTACTGCAGCAGCGACGCGCAGTTCTCGATCAAGGAAGTCGACATGGGCATGGCCGCCGACGTTGGCACCCTGCAGCGCCTGCCACGGATCATCGGCGACGGCATCATGCGCGAACTGGCCTACACCGGGCGCAATGTCGCCGCCGACGAAGCCCAGCGCATCGGCCTGGTCAACCGTGTGTTTGACAGCCATGAGGCACTGCTTGACGGAGTCTTTGCCATTGCCGCCGAAATTGCGGGAAAATCTCCCATTGCCGTGGCCGGCACCAAGCACATGATCAGCTACATGCGCGATCACCGCATCGACGATGGCCTGGAGTACATCGCCACCTGGAACGCCGCCATGCTGCAATCCACCGATCTGCGGGTGGCGGTTGCCGCCCACATGAGCAAACAGAAACCCGAGTTCGCCGACTGA
- the nhaB gene encoding sodium/proton antiporter NhaB translates to MSRSLAGALAHNFLGQSPRWYKATLCLFLLLNPLLLFTLGPVVAGWVLVIEFIFTLGMALKCYPLMPGGLLMVEALLLGMTTPQALYEELQHNFPVILLLMFMVAGIYFMKDLLLFVFSRILLGVRSKALLALLFCFLSAFLSAFLDALTVTAVIISAAVGFYSVYHRVASGANPREDSDLDSDQHVAHLHREDLQQFRAFLRSLLMHGAVGTALGGVCTLVGEPQNLLIGHEMGWHFAEFFLKVAPVSLPVLAAGLVTCVLLEKLRWFGYGTLLPDNVRQVLAAYAAEDDAQRTTQQRAALVVQGLAALILIIGLGLHVAEVGLIGLLVIVLITAFTGITDEHRLGRAFQDAMPFTSLLVVFFAVVAVIHQQQLFTPLIQWVLALPADQQPGMLFIANGLLSAISDNVFVATIYITEVKQAFVNGGMSREHFETLAVAINTGTNLPSVATPNGQAAFLFLLTSAIAPLIRLSYGRMVWMALPYTVVMGGLGWWAVTYWL, encoded by the coding sequence ATGTCCCGCTCCCTGGCCGGCGCCCTGGCCCACAATTTTCTTGGCCAGTCGCCGCGCTGGTACAAGGCCACCTTGTGCCTGTTCCTGCTGCTCAATCCCCTGCTGCTGTTCACCCTCGGCCCGGTGGTGGCCGGCTGGGTGCTGGTGATCGAGTTCATCTTCACCCTCGGCATGGCGCTCAAGTGCTACCCGCTGATGCCCGGCGGCCTGCTGATGGTCGAGGCCCTGCTGCTGGGCATGACCACGCCGCAAGCGCTGTATGAAGAGCTGCAGCACAACTTTCCGGTGATCCTGCTGCTGATGTTCATGGTCGCCGGTATCTACTTCATGAAGGACCTGCTGCTGTTCGTGTTTTCGCGGATCCTTCTCGGCGTGCGTTCCAAGGCCCTGCTGGCCTTGCTGTTCTGTTTTCTCTCGGCCTTTCTTTCGGCGTTTCTCGATGCGCTGACGGTGACGGCGGTGATCATCAGCGCGGCGGTCGGCTTTTACTCGGTGTATCACCGCGTCGCTTCCGGCGCCAACCCACGGGAAGACTCGGACCTGGACAGCGACCAGCACGTCGCCCACCTGCACCGCGAAGACCTGCAGCAATTTCGCGCATTCTTGCGCAGCCTGCTGATGCACGGCGCCGTGGGTACCGCCCTGGGCGGCGTGTGCACCCTGGTCGGCGAGCCGCAGAACCTGCTGATCGGCCACGAAATGGGCTGGCACTTTGCCGAGTTCTTCCTCAAGGTGGCGCCGGTGTCGCTGCCAGTACTGGCCGCCGGGCTGGTCACCTGCGTGCTGCTGGAGAAACTGCGCTGGTTCGGCTACGGCACCCTGCTGCCGGACAACGTGCGCCAGGTGCTGGCCGCCTATGCCGCCGAAGACGACGCCCAGCGCACCACCCAGCAACGTGCCGCACTGGTGGTGCAAGGCCTGGCAGCGCTGATCCTGATCATCGGCCTGGGCCTGCATGTGGCCGAAGTCGGCCTGATCGGCCTGCTGGTGATCGTGCTGATTACCGCCTTTACCGGCATCACCGACGAGCACCGCCTGGGCCGTGCGTTCCAGGACGCCATGCCGTTCACCTCATTGTTGGTGGTGTTCTTTGCCGTGGTCGCGGTGATCCACCAGCAGCAGCTGTTTACCCCGCTGATCCAGTGGGTACTGGCGCTGCCGGCCGATCAGCAGCCGGGCATGCTGTTTATCGCCAACGGCCTGTTGTCGGCGATCAGCGACAACGTGTTCGTCGCCACCATCTATATCACCGAGGTCAAGCAGGCGTTTGTCAACGGCGGCATGAGCCGCGAGCACTTCGAGACCCTGGCGGTGGCGATCAACACCGGCACCAACCTGCCGAGCGTAGCCACGCCCAACGGCCAGGCGGCATTCCTGTTCCTGCTGACCTCGGCGATTGCGCCGCTGATTCGCCTGTCGTATGGGCGCATGGTGTGGATGGCGCTGCCCTATACCGTGGTCATGGGTGGGCTGGGGTGGTGGGCGGTGACCTACTGGTTGTAA